Within Eggerthella sp. YY7918, the genomic segment GAAAGCGAAGTTGGCGCTGGTAAGCGTGTCGGACACGCAGGGAGCTTCGTCCTCTGCGCGACCTACGCGGCGCATCGATGTCACTGAGATCACGTTTCCTTATGAGCCGGGCGACTATGTGGTGCATGCGGCACACGGCGTGGCCTACTTTAAGGAACTTGTGCGTCGCGACGTGGACGGTACGGCGCGTGACTATCTTCTGCTGGAATATGCCGAGGGCGATAAGCTCTATGTGCCGGTGGAGCAGCTTGACCGCGTGACGCGGTATGTAGGGCCGGAAGGGGCAAGCCCACGTCTGACGCGGCTCAACACGGCAGACTGGTCGCGTGCGCTTGCAAGAGCGCGCAAGGCTACGAAGAAACTTGCTTTCGACCTGGTGGATGTGTATGCGCGTCGCGCTTCGACGCAAGGATATCGCTTCGGGCCCGATACCGCTGCGCAGCGAGAGATGGAAGAGGCCTTCCCGTATCAGGAAACCCCTGATCAGTTGGCCGCGATTGCCGATGTCAAAGCCGACATGCAGTCGGCTAAGCCCATGGATCGTCTGGTATGCGGCGATGTGGGCTTCGGCAAGACCGAAGTGGCGTTGCGTGCGGCGTTCAAGGCCACCCAAGATGCCAAGCAGGTGATGGTGCTTTGTCCGACCACGATTCTGGCGCAGCAGCATTTCACCAACTTCGAGGATCGTTTCGAACCCTTTGGCGTGCGTGTGGAAGTGCTCTCGCGTTTTCGCACTCCCGCGCAGCAGGCTGCTGCTTTGCGCGGGTTTCAAGAGGGAGAGGTCGATGTGCTGGTAGGCACCCATCGTCTTCTTTCGCGCGATGTGAATCCGCACGATTTGGGACTGGTCATCATTGACGAGGAGCAGCGCTTCGGCGTGGGTCACAAGGAGCAGTTCAAAAACTTGCGCGAGTCGATTGATGTACTCACGCTGTCAGCTACTCCCATTCCGCGTACCATGCAAATGTCGCTTTCGGGTGTGCGCGATATGAGTCTCATCCTTACGCCGCCCGACGAGCGGCGTCCGGTTGACGTGCATGTGGGCGAGTGGGACCCGGATCTTGTGAGCGCCGCCATTCGACGCGAGCTTGCGCGGGGCGGGCAGGTGTATTACGTATCCAATCGGGTGCGGTCTATCGACGATGCTGTAGCTCGTGTCGCTGCGGCCGCGGGTGAAGCGCGTGTGGGTGTCGCGCACGGTCAAATGTCCAAAGACGAGCTCGAACGGGTGATGGAAGATTTCAGCGCCGGCGAGTTGGACGTGCTGGTGGCCACCACTATCATCGAAAGCGGTATCGACAATCCCCATACCAATACTCTGATCATCGAAGATGCCCAGCGTTACGGTCTTGCTCAGATGTATCAGCTTAAGGGCCGCGTGGGCCGCTCGTCGACGCAGGCGTACGCCTACTTTATGTTTCCGGAACGCGTGAATTTGACCGAGGAAGCGCAGGCGCGTTTGACCGCGCTTGGCGAGCATACCGATTTGGGGAGTGGTATGCGTATTGCCATGCGCGACCTGGAGATTCGCGGGGCGGGAAGTTTGCTTGGCGCAGAGCAGTCGGGCAATATGTCGGCGGTGGGCTTCGATCTATTCGCACAGATGCTCGCTCAGGCGGTGAATGCAACGCGTGAAGGCGACCTGAAGGCGATGGATGCGCTGCCGCCCGCGCTGTCTGACATCACGGTGAATGTACCGGGACACACCTATCTGCCTGACGAATACGTGCCCGATGCTGACGAGCGTGTGCTGTGGTATCGAAAGATTGCAGGTGCGGCCACCGAACAGGCGGTGGAGGACGTACGTCAAGACCTGTTGGCGAAGCGTCCCGACATGCCTCAGGCGGTGAAGAATCTGCTTGAAAAGGCGCGCATCAAAGCATTCGCGAACGAGCATCACATCAAAACCGTGTCGGTGACAGGTGGTAGGCTGGTGGTGGAACCCATCGACATCCCGCGCGACAAGATGACGGGCTTGCGACGTTCGGGCGGCCGCTATCTGGCTGATAAACGTAAGCTTCAACTGCCGCTGCGACACTTCAAGCTGGATGAAGGGGACAACCTGCTCGGCCCCGTCGCCGAATTCTTGGAGGAGTTGGCATGAGGCAGGGAATAGCCGAAGGTGCGGCCTTGCTGCGCCGTCGTCATGCGAAGGGCGTGGCGTGTGCGTTGGTGGGTGCGGGACTCTGGGGCTTTTCGGGGGCGTGTGCGCAGTTCTTGTTGGCGAACTACGACATAACCCCTTCGTTCATCACTGCGGTACGTATGCTGGGTGCGGGTGTAATCTTCCTGTTGGTGCTGGCCGTGCGCAACCGCGAACAGTTGGCGGCCATGTTGAGCGAACGGCGTACAGTGGGGCAGCTGGCCGTGTTTGGCGGTGTGGGGCTGTTCCTCTGTCAGATCACCTACACCATCGTGATCGGCTATACAAACGCGGGTACGGCGACCGTGTTGCAGACCACCGGTATCGCGTTCGTCATGCTGTTCACCTGCCTGATCGTGAGATGTCTGCCGCAGACGCGCGAGATCGTGGGACTTGTTGCTGCGGTGGTCGCTACATGGCTCATCGCCACACAGGGCGACCTGGGCGCACTCGTTCTGCCGCCCCTGGGCTTGGCGTGGGGTATTGCGAATGGGTTGTCCGTGGCGTTCTACATCATGTACCCGAAGAAACTGTTCGCGCGGTGGGGGAGCTTCGCGGTGACGGGGATCGGCATGCTGATGGGCGGCGTGGTGGCCACGGCGGTGTATGTGGCGGGCGTCGCCTTTGGCGAGCCGCTTGTGCTTCCGGCGCTCGACGTGGCGGGGGTGCTCGTGTTCACGGCATTTGTGGTGGTGGGTACGTTCGCGGCGTTCGCATTGTACCTACATGGTGTGTCGGTGGTTGGCTCGGTGCAGGGCAGCCTACTCGGGGCCATTGAGCCGGTGAGCGCCACGCTGTTTTCGGCGTTGTGGCTGGCCACGGCGTTCACGGGCGCCGACCTGGCAGGTTGTGCGC encodes:
- a CDS encoding DMT family transporter, with translation MRQGIAEGAALLRRRHAKGVACALVGAGLWGFSGACAQFLLANYDITPSFITAVRMLGAGVIFLLVLAVRNREQLAAMLSERRTVGQLAVFGGVGLFLCQITYTIVIGYTNAGTATVLQTTGIAFVMLFTCLIVRCLPQTREIVGLVAAVVATWLIATQGDLGALVLPPLGLAWGIANGLSVAFYIMYPKKLFARWGSFAVTGIGMLMGGVVATAVYVAGVAFGEPLVLPALDVAGVLVFTAFVVVGTFAAFALYLHGVSVVGSVQGSLLGAIEPVSATLFSALWLATAFTGADLAGCALMIAMVFLVTTENRVCTPAAFDEGKA
- the mfd gene encoding transcription-repair coupling factor — encoded protein: MLIDSLTFTLEKSGCLDTFWGKLDAGEDGTLGVANSARPFLVAARFAHRPQATLVVVAGEDAAVAFARSLAAYLGEERVMRFPERADYPFAQKASDPAQVARRMEAVHALATGREVVVVASARALVRALPPVGSDVFMPVSLEAGCELADTPGAQRASVTEFSDLARALEERGYVNTGELDGPGTFAVRGGTVDVFPGNLVYPVRLDFFGDELDEIRRIVPTTGQTISSLDRVDIYPVVEFSCSKSGLARARKKLERPAETNPVLREVLEKLDGGLRFDGADVLLPYLYQATATLGDYVRPSALTTLIEPRSLFDDMTHAYEDICGRAKGSGVPVAGLYVPPANVSFGEGQRATYVSIMRVGGQIDDELPVKRVEVAGHPDKLFGRLRSLVDGDYTVVFSAPNFRARQDMKLAFVDNGLPIQEVLDVLESPSGSGVSTAGLREETSADAARDPSTSTLRVSAQDDKGHAKRRLRRGVVNVVDVDVPLGMIIPKAKLALVSVSDTQGASSSARPTRRIDVTEITFPYEPGDYVVHAAHGVAYFKELVRRDVDGTARDYLLLEYAEGDKLYVPVEQLDRVTRYVGPEGASPRLTRLNTADWSRALARARKATKKLAFDLVDVYARRASTQGYRFGPDTAAQREMEEAFPYQETPDQLAAIADVKADMQSAKPMDRLVCGDVGFGKTEVALRAAFKATQDAKQVMVLCPTTILAQQHFTNFEDRFEPFGVRVEVLSRFRTPAQQAAALRGFQEGEVDVLVGTHRLLSRDVNPHDLGLVIIDEEQRFGVGHKEQFKNLRESIDVLTLSATPIPRTMQMSLSGVRDMSLILTPPDERRPVDVHVGEWDPDLVSAAIRRELARGGQVYYVSNRVRSIDDAVARVAAAAGEARVGVAHGQMSKDELERVMEDFSAGELDVLVATTIIESGIDNPHTNTLIIEDAQRYGLAQMYQLKGRVGRSSTQAYAYFMFPERVNLTEEAQARLTALGEHTDLGSGMRIAMRDLEIRGAGSLLGAEQSGNMSAVGFDLFAQMLAQAVNATREGDLKAMDALPPALSDITVNVPGHTYLPDEYVPDADERVLWYRKIAGAATEQAVEDVRQDLLAKRPDMPQAVKNLLEKARIKAFANEHHIKTVSVTGGRLVVEPIDIPRDKMTGLRRSGGRYLADKRKLQLPLRHFKLDEGDNLLGPVAEFLEELA